In Oscillatoria acuminata PCC 6304, a single window of DNA contains:
- a CDS encoding DUF3370 family protein produces MLALLSSLLIAQAQPAPEPQEIVQPQEVRPLPGGLDNVPMFNSNSPEKIGSEGILLSTFPPDRKAVPSAHLNFPFQGRFDIFAHHVFGDRELDDLTPMYVGILVHNPTNEPVTLNILQGASYLSQPDAPFVQLPPAVANPLGEVFAGPGGRVTNEILRGQRQDIWPAQLVIEPQSSQMLKNLPIPVRTLEPPLNGRSTLMRLSSSGRVYVASLAMYARQDANGNERAPTLEEWQQLLETADVATPRDRTPTPPDQTEGQRIYGRVAGVSQGSTWIGQLVDRPDIQGLSIPWSGEGFSYAIGTLPGGQLGTDQSQSAPMLVRYPDTAYSAHGNYALEYRLRLPLINETKATETVTVSLQTALKEETLTQPGLRFLEPPGPQVFFRGTVRVRYTNDLGVPTTRYWHLVQRRGQIGEPLVTLEMPPGTRRLVEVDLIYPPDATPPQVLTIQSR; encoded by the coding sequence ATCCTCGCTCTCTTGTCTAGTCTGCTGATTGCTCAAGCTCAACCGGCACCGGAACCCCAGGAAATAGTCCAACCCCAGGAAGTTCGGCCCTTACCGGGTGGCCTGGATAATGTGCCGATGTTTAATAGCAATAGTCCCGAAAAAATCGGCAGCGAAGGCATTTTACTCTCCACCTTCCCCCCCGATCGCAAAGCGGTTCCCTCGGCCCATCTCAACTTCCCCTTTCAAGGTCGCTTTGACATCTTTGCTCATCATGTCTTTGGCGATCGAGAACTGGATGATTTAACCCCCATGTATGTGGGAATTCTTGTCCATAATCCCACCAATGAACCCGTTACCCTGAATATACTCCAGGGGGCAAGTTATCTATCCCAACCCGATGCGCCATTTGTTCAATTGCCGCCTGCTGTCGCCAATCCTCTGGGAGAGGTTTTCGCAGGACCCGGGGGGCGGGTCACGAATGAAATTTTGCGGGGACAGCGCCAAGATATTTGGCCCGCGCAACTGGTGATTGAGCCCCAGTCGAGTCAAATGTTGAAAAATCTGCCCATTCCAGTCCGCACCTTAGAACCCCCTCTGAATGGTCGTTCGACCTTAATGCGGTTGTCCAGTAGTGGGCGAGTTTATGTGGCGAGTTTGGCGATGTATGCGCGGCAGGATGCTAATGGGAATGAGCGCGCACCGACTCTGGAGGAATGGCAGCAGCTTTTAGAAACCGCAGATGTGGCAACTCCGCGCGATCGCACTCCCACTCCCCCCGACCAAACCGAGGGCCAAAGAATCTACGGTCGAGTTGCCGGAGTGTCCCAGGGGTCTACTTGGATAGGTCAATTGGTCGATCGCCCCGATATTCAAGGGTTGAGTATTCCTTGGTCGGGAGAAGGGTTTTCCTACGCGATCGGCACCTTACCCGGTGGACAATTGGGAACGGATCAATCCCAAAGTGCGCCGATGTTGGTCCGTTACCCAGATACGGCCTATTCTGCTCATGGGAACTATGCCCTAGAATACCGTTTACGTTTACCTCTGATTAATGAGACCAAGGCGACAGAAACTGTGACAGTGAGTTTACAGACGGCGTTGAAAGAAGAGACTTTAACGCAACCCGGGTTAAGGTTTTTAGAACCCCCAGGACCCCAGGTATTTTTCCGAGGAACAGTGCGGGTTCGCTATACCAATGATTTGGGCGTGCCAACCACGCGCTATTGGCATTTGGTGCAGCGTCGAGGACAAATTGGGGAACCGTTGGTAACCTTGGAAATGCCACCGGGCACTCGCCGTTTGGTGGAGGTGGATTTGATTTATCCCCCGGATGCTACCCCACCCCAAGTCCTCACGATTCAGTCTCGATGA
- a CDS encoding nucleotidyltransferase family protein, whose amino-acid sequence MKNQTGLSIQDLLNQQRSQIIALAEKHGAYNVRVFGSVARGEATEDSDIDFLVDYDLEKITPWFPGGLLLDLEKLLNCKVDIVTVDMLKERIRDRILLEAVRL is encoded by the coding sequence ATGAAAAATCAGACTGGATTAAGCATTCAAGACTTGTTGAATCAGCAGCGATCGCAAATTATCGCCTTAGCTGAAAAGCACGGAGCCTATAACGTGCGAGTATTTGGTTCAGTAGCGCGAGGTGAAGCGACGGAAGATAGCGATATTGATTTTTTAGTGGACTATGATTTAGAAAAAATCACCCCTTGGTTTCCAGGGGGGCTATTGCTTGATTTAGAAAAGCTATTGAATTGCAAGGTGGATATTGTTACCGTGGATATGTTGAAAGAGCGGATTCGCGATCGCATTTTGCTTGAGGCTGTCAGGCTATGA
- a CDS encoding HepT-like ribonuclease domain-containing protein: MRRETERLQDIWEAISAIERYANQGRQAFDEQELIQVWIVHHLQIIGEAANSLSNELRNQYSQVPWPQIIAFRNILVHEYFRISLNLVWAIVENNLPPLKVTVERMLQELEQE, encoded by the coding sequence ATGAGACGAGAGACTGAACGTCTACAAGATATTTGGGAGGCGATATCAGCAATTGAACGATATGCGAATCAAGGACGGCAAGCATTTGATGAACAAGAACTCATTCAAGTCTGGATAGTTCATCATCTGCAAATTATTGGAGAAGCAGCAAATAGCCTATCGAATGAATTGAGAAACCAATATTCTCAGGTTCCGTGGCCCCAGATTATCGCCTTTAGAAATATTTTGGTGCATGAGTATTTTCGTATATCGCTTAATTTAGTCTGGGCCATTGTTGAAAATAATTTGCCTCCCTTGAAGGTGACGGTGGAAAGAATGTTGCAAGAATTGGAGCAAGAGTGA